gatgggcattttgaataccaagaaacgcccctttgaccatggTTAGATTACAGgggactgtatacctttaatgaacATTGACTCTTCAGAATGTGTGATTGCTCTTCGACACAAAGGTTTTGTCCTTATCATTTGCTCATAACATACGTTTATCTCATTACACTGTAAAAGCTGGGGCAAAAAATCATGGATGTGAAAGTAAAGTTACTGATCCACAAATGTAATTTCATTGAACGGTAAGCTTAAGCGATAATTTGTCTTGTTGAGCATGAGTCAGTGAGGACTTTGAAATTTTCTATTACTTGGGAGGAAATGTTATCGCGAAACAGACCTAGGCAGGGGACGTGAAAATGCAGGGGTTGTGATGTAAACTTTTTCGTCCCTTTGCAATTGTTTAAATTGTTCACGCGATCTCATGATATGCATTTTATTAGCGACACACAAGTCGGTTTGTGAGTTCTTTTCACGTACACAATTAACTTAACCAGCTTTCACTTAAACGTTCAGAAAGCTACGAGAACGTCAATTGAAAAGAAACACAAGTatcactgtctgtctgtcaaagCATGCATGCCGCATGCGCGGTTTTTTTCTGGTGccaggtgtggtgaaaagaattcaAGAAAAACGCTAGTTTGGGGTCTGTGAGAAGACCTTCGAAGACACAGGCGAGAAAAAATAGAAGATCAACAACAGTTAGAGGCGAAAATATCTCATCAAGGGTGAAATACCTTATAAATACAGCAGGAGTCTTTTGTCTGAAGAAGCTGTATGAGGTgtgtttaaatatatatatatatatatatatatatatatatatatatatatatatatatatatatatatatatatatatatatatatatatatatatatatatttgtgtgtttaTTCAAGAATTAAAGTATGGGCGTTGCTCGTACGTGTCCTTGCCTCGGCTCGCATAATCCTTAAAGAGGAAACTTCGATCCCAAGGACTGGATGTCTATGGAAACGCTGTCTTATCCGTATTGTCCTCCCTTCAAAGGACTGAACTCTCTCGGGTGTTTGTTTCCGCTTTAGGCATCTGGTATTAAAGTGGCAACGCCttgaacactttaataatcacCTAAAACCAGACTATTTttgcatagtgtcatcatttTTGAACAGAATtcattacgaaaaaaaatctgtCAATGTCTTTGAAGGACACAGTATGCTAACTGATATTCATTGTCACTCACATCAGCAAAAAATGACGTTTCAACGGTGGATTGTGCAAGAGGCGAGCATTCTGAACTCAAATCCTAAACTGAATGTTTATATTAACTTACGCCATAATCATTCCCTTTCACACAAGCGAATTGGGGATTTGGGGCGAGGCTGGGTGTCAACCACGGTGTCCCCCTCACTTGTTAAGTTAAAGATTGTAATACCCAAGAGATAATACGGAAACACCTCGAGACACCGGGGAAGCTGTATCTTGCCCGATAGCATCTGTAAGCTTGTCTAATTGAAATGAACATAAGTTGTGTTTTAACAGACTGACTGAATGCCGCGCCGAATTCGCGAAGGCACTGGGGTCCAGCGAAACGTTCGAGCTGCACTGCAACGGCAAAATAAGGGCGGCTGTCTACAGTTACAGTAAGTTGCCTTTATGGCAAGCCGAGCGAGCTAAATACAGGTGGAAAAGAAATGAAGAGACGAGGTGTGAAGAGACAACAGAAAATCTCACAGACACAAAGGTAGAAACTCAAAGACGTGctactgtaaactttttcaaaaaatccgGATATGGAAGCAACTTCGAACATGCATTCAGAAAGCAGTGTCACTTTCTAGATTTCAGAGAACTCCAGCGATATTTTTCTTTCGAAATATCTACTAAAAATTTGCTAGCTCAACAGTTTCCTTAACTGTTTTTGCTAGTTTCGTATTGTGGCATCTCCTATATCGAAGTCATTTGTAGTGGGACGTTTTCGGGATTAAAGTTGAATAGAAATGCGTGTGGCGAGCTTCAACTGTTTCTTGTCTGCTCACTTCTACCTGCAATCTGTAATGttataaagaaaattaaaatatttcaaatattctctATTCTTCCAATACTTTTGTACATTTCTgtgtatttgaaaaatgaatcTTAAAGATGAGTTACAGTGCTTATCAGAGAGGGGTAACATTGCAGTTCTCAATTATCATTTATCGTCAAGTTGGTAGTATTTAAATCCATTTACAGCAATGACCTAACAACGCCCGACGCCTTCACGATTCTCTTCAATTTGGAAGAATTTCGTAAAGTACTTTGAGTAGATATATATAGTGTCCAAAGGCTGTCAGATCTCAGTGGGGTCAGGTACGTTTGAGTGCATGTATGGGACGCCCTCAttacataatttttgagtttctaACTAAAGGGGGCGCCCACCAGTTCTCACTTCCACAGTGAACACGGGCTACGGAGACATTTGTTTTCAACACTGTGGCTTTCAGAGCTCCTTGACTTATGACGACTAATAAAATGGAATTTACGCTATGACAGATGAATCCATTGTATTTAAAGAGCTTCATGGGATTACATTGACTGACTTTCTGGCTGTTCAGAAATTgctattttctgaaagtttGAGTGCCAGCTGTATTAGTTTGAATAACAGGATTTGATGAAAGTATTGATGTAATCAATGCTTAGGTAGGACAGATTCTTTATCATCAAGATTCCCTGAGTTGAGTTGAGAGTTCCTCTCTTTGGCATGCTTTACTTAATCTTCCAGGCCAAAAAGTGATGGCTTTCCTTTGAATCGTATAATGAGCCTTCATGCTGccttttttggaaaaatttgccGTACAATTATTCCCATTCTAAAAGGACAATGATAGAAAGGTGTGTAAGTTCATGGAAGTTTCCTGTTCAATAATATTTATAAGAAATTGCTCAGTATCTTGGGTTATGCGTGGGATGAGAACTTCAAAATGGTTCAACAATACGAGACCAACGCTAAGACTTCAAACGTTTTGGATGTATAGGCGTTGTTTCTATGTCTGAGAAAGTAGCAAATATTGTCCAGTGAGAGTGCAACAATAATGCGAAGAAAAGTACATGCtacaataatttatttcaattattgatttatttagccAATAGAGTTGATATTCAAAAACTGGTATTCTACAAACATTCAGCTCCATTATGgactttaaaaacaaaacctcAATAATAGTCCCTGAGGGAATACAGAAGATTTATATTGAACATCTTTAATGTAATTCCATCCTTTTTGACAATGGGACGAAGACACATTTGTTAGGCCTATATTGTGTGTTTTCAACTATGTTCTGAACTTGACAATGCCCGTTGAGAAACGATGATAAAACCAAAGGTATATGTATGTTTAGACACACCTTTTTAGTGGTAGGATGGAGTGGTAGGCGATCAGGACTCAGGAGTCATACAAAAGTACCGTATGTACCATTAACGATGaatattttatgtacatttcTTTGTAGAAATCTTCATAAAATAGCTAGCTCAGTTTCAGCCATGTTTTATTTGTCATACTTACACAGGTAATACATGGACTACAATGTATCTTACTGTCTTTTCCATGATATGGAGACTGTTTCCTTTGAGACTGTCCTGCATGACATGACGTCTTAACCAAGACTCAGCCTGTGTGTTATTCTTTGATTTACAGCTTGCCATGGCCCAACACTCTCTATGTGTGATTTCACACGCCCCAACGCTCTTTCACATTTCCCACAGCCAGGTAATCTAATGCTAACATCAAACCAGGGATCGGTgacaaatgatatcaaaattcCTGAGAGTAATATTTGTGCAAGCTTACATCAAAAGAACTAAAAACTTTCAGAAAGATACAGTTTTAAAAGGTGCttaaaaacagagaaaaacaagCACGTAAGACTGGTTGTGAACCGTCACGTCGCAAACCGTCACGACAAAGCAATAGCCACACAGCATTGGATAAAAAAGTGCattatttgaccatttaccAGACAAAACAACCATTAGCTGTCCAGCTTTCATCCCTAGAGTGAAATACCTTATATTTCTATACTAAAAGTTTCCAACCAAATACAGCATTCATTGTTGAAAACAtctgtgtaaattttgtttattgtaatGGACAACATTTCAATAAATTGAAACGATGGTGGGTATTCTCGATACCAAATACTATGACTGGTCGGCTTTTTGTGAGTTTGTcttctgttgtttttttcttcagCATATTAGTGATGTAGAATTCACCTGCAAGAATTTCACATACAGAGAAAAACGGAAGGAAAAGTTACAATTGTACTAATGAAGTCTTCAAGAAGATCAATCAAATGCTTCAAATTTCAGACGAAGGAAATGGCTTGGGCGATTAGAATGCTTGATTTTCAAATGATGTCATAAGTCCTATAAAATCagcatgaactttgaccttccGTGCCACTAAGGAAATACATAAGTTCATTCATAGAAAACTTCACCCACAGGATTCCCTGTCATTGCATCTCACAACAGACTACATAATTCAGCATAGTTGGGTATATCCTGACCAGCAGAGATTACATACCTGCTTTGTATGATGACCTGACCAATGGGCCGCTGGCAGCGTAGGCAAATCCAAGTTCATTAGCAGTCTGTTCCCAGTGTTTGAATTTCTCTGGTGTGACGTATTCCTTCACTTTCAAGTGTCGCTTTGTTGGCTGCATGTACTGGCCGAGCGTCACACAGTCAACGTCAATGGCACGTAAATCTGGAATGGAAAATATCACAAATGGTCCTCACAGAGTGGACTGTGTCCTTGTGTCATTTACATCGGACTTCAGAGTTTTGGATCATAGTTTGCAGAGAATGAAGTATTTTTGTGTACACAAATAATGGTGGTCACTCACTTTCCTTAGCCTGATTAGTTGTTTACAGCAAACCATTAAAGAATTGTCAATCCCTACAGTGCAAAACTGTAGCAAATTACTTGGCAATTACACTGTGAGGGTATTCACACCCATTCCATTCACAATGTGTGTTGACACATTAATGAGGAAAAGATAGCTTCCTATTTTTAATTTGCTTGTCCCTTCTCGGTGTGGTAATGCCATAAATTCGAAAAACAAGTCTCTTCTTTGTTTTGCAACAGGAGGCACAGAATACTAAATTTCTATTCAATTTTGACAGTTATTCAAAGGAAACTGAAATAATGCTGTGACAGTTCTTAGTAAAGACAGCTGAAGAGTTGTTCTGGATAACTCCATGGTGTGTCATCCACCTATACACGAATCTAAAGGATTTTCGACTCAATGgaatcaaaacattttataCTTGGTCATcagttttggataaaaagaaatcAAGCCACACAGTTTAACTGCCTCTTGATAAAACAGGAGTATCCATTAGCATAATGAACATCAAGAGTGAGGCTGAATGCTGTGATGGTCAAAAAACCTGAGAAACTCAGCATTACCAGGAATAGTAAAGTACATGTTGTGAGTTTCAGTGGCCTCCTCTCTCCTAGTTTGGAAGAGAGTGCtcagaaaatatttaatatttgtagagTTGAGCTGATGTTTTTTGGCAAAACTGAATAACACTCAGACCACagtttaaaaatgtttacaaatcaATATAATTCTAGGGAGTCTCATCTTTCTTAATTATGGGACTGACCCCTTAAGACAGAAAACCCTGACTGCTTCCTGTCAGGAAGGAAGAATAAACAGTTCAGGTGCACTGAATCTTTCACGCAACAGGACAAAGGAAAATTCTCAACAGCAACCTACTAAATAATCATTGTGACAAGATAACAGTTTACAAAATCTCTATTATAGGGAAAATCTCTCCTGAGTCACCAAAGGAAAACTAAAATAAATGTACAACTACACATTTGCATGAGCATGCAAGACGACAATCAAATAACAAGAAGCAAACAACCATACAACCAGGATGTCAATTGCAAGTCAACAAATTCATTTCACGTACCTTTCATGGTTTGGAGGACTTCGTCATCTCTTTCACCGAGACCGAGCATTATTGAAGTCTTGGTTATCATAGATGGAACAACTTTCTTGACGTGCTCCAGTACAGACATGGATTGTTTGTAATTTGCCCTGGGGTCACGTACAAACCTGCCACCAAAGGATAAATCCAGAAAAACTATCAGAGTCACAGGCAATGTCTTGAAAATGAAGCCAGAAAATTTTTATCATCATCTGAGATGATCGAgcaatcatgaaaaaatatacaaatttgcagTTATCACTACAGGCTGAACAAATCTACAAAAAACTTACCTCAGGTAGAAACAAGTAAACCATAGCATGATCGTTTAGATTTTTAATGTCTTTTCACACCCTTTGGCTCATTTGCATGTTCATTTTAGCAAGAAATCATCTCTTCTTCAGTAAATGAATGGTGCATTTGCTAATTATACACAAAATGCTGAGGTGATAGACAGATAGGCAGATAGACTGACAAACTCATGTACAAAAGcacaaacatgtatgtatgcatgcatacatacacacttacATGTAGAGATGTACACActtctgatgtacatgtatatgtacatgcatacatatattcaCAAATGTGCATGAAGACACTGACATACAggtagaaagacagacagatattaGATACAGATGGATTCAGAGCCCCCAGTGCTGCATGTAGTTAAATGAGCTTTGtgatgaacaagtcatcgttgatgacacagtccccacttgttaatggtactttgattacgggtcctcagagaggatagagtcctcttcattaggtctgtgataaaaatactgtgataaaaatacttttgaataaattcgcttgatacatgtctgagttcaggacatgaaaaaatcataacaaaatggccgcacagcagctatATTgaatcgcatcacaaaacaaattaacgtgcatatgtatgaccaatcgtatcacaaaacaaattaacatgcatatgtatgacattggtcaatctccttttaccaactttgaataaaatcgcttgatacatgtctgagttatggttctggacatgaaaaaacgcaataaaatggccacacggcggccatattggatcgtattacaaaacaaatcaatgtgcatgtgtatgacataggtcaatgtccttgtaccaagtttgaataaaatcggttgagatatgcctgagttatggctctgtacatgaaaaaatcgtaacaaaatggccgcacagcggccatattggatcgtatcacaaaacaaattgatgtgcatagctataacattggtcaatgtccttgtaccaactttgaataaattctgttgaaacatgcctgagtaatggctctgtacatgaaaaaatcataataaaatggccgcatggcggccatattggatcgtatccaaacaaattgacgtgcatatgtatgacataggtcaatgtccttgtaccaactttgaataaaatcgattgagatacgcctgagttatggctctgtacatgaaaaaatcgtaacaaaatggccgcacggcggccatattggatcgtatcaccaaaaaaattgaagtgcatatctatgacattggtcaatgtccttgtatcaactttgaataaaatcagttgaaacatgcctgagttgttgctctgtacatgaaaaaatcgtaataaaatggccgcctggcagccatattggatcgtatcacgaaacaaatcgatgtgcatctgtatgacatatgaagtaatccttgtaccaagtttgaatgaaatcgctccaggcatctctgagatatctgcgtgaacggacggacgcacggacggacggacggacgcacgcacggacgcacacacggacatgaccaaacctataagtccccccggacggtgtccgttgggactaataACATGGTGTATGGTAGTTGATCAAAGTGTCAATGATAAAACTCGAAGAGAACATTTTTACAACCCGGGTCCGATAATCAAAGTTACACGATACATTCTGTCTAGCTCACATAACACAAGCAACCCTCTTTGAGTGAACCCTGCTCTACGACCTTGAGAGACACAACATCACCTGGGATACACCTCACCTCTGCAGAGACTCCACTGTTTCAACATTATGTGCGTACACGTTCAATCCAGACTTAGCAACCGTCGTCACGGCCTCCAGGTCACCACGGAAATCAGGCGTCAGACACTCAACTAGTATTGCAGGATTTCTATGAGAAGGGTAACAAATGAAAGGTTATTCATTTTAACGAAACAAAGGCCTCTAATTCATTGTACACAGAGAGAAAAATCCATGGTGACCCTGTGACATTTAAACCATTCTGATGAGCCTCCATTGTACTGTACTGCCATTCACCATTTTCACTAATGAAATGTCACTACATTGTGAATGCATTTACACCAGTCTGTTCTAATCCCTGCATTCCAGatgcgctctctctctctctctctctctctctctctctctctctctctctcagaacaGAGAGCTCAACTCATGAACACTACctaaccattgtaattttctttgGTTTGTAGTAAATCAAGTTTCTTTAGGTAGCCACAGACACTGCAAGTGAAGACTGTACTTCTAATAGTGTGATTTCACAGCATGTTCACAGTTCATAGACTGCATTTTGAGTATCCGTACCTTATTTTGACTTCAACAACTGTCTGTGCAAATGTGAGGCGCCACCATCTTTTAATGTCTGAAGAAAGTAATgaatgaacacattttgatacaaacaaacagcttgaaaaaaaaaaatctgtaaagGCACCCATTATTATTCTTGGTACTCTACGAAATAATCAAGTTGCTTGCATATGAAGTTAATTTTCAAGCAAAAATATTATCAGATAACAGAGGggattttcttctttttttcaagGGCACACAGTATGCAAATTCATGTATGCACTGTAACTTGACTGAAAGCAAGCCAAATAGTCTGTGGACTTCCAATGACCAATCACTGGCTGCAGATGAATTGCTACACTATTCATATATCacaaatttgaatatgtttGTTCCATTtgtgaaatatcaaaatcatgtttgcgACTggaatttgtacatgtattttggaaTTGGGAGGTGTCATCAGTGTTTGAGGAAATTCAACTTGATAACAGGCCAACAATTTCAATGCTACTCATACTACACTACAGACTTCACATAAAGTTGGAGAAACAATTTTACCTGTCTCATAATTCAATTCATGATAAATCTCTCATTCTATCTTAAATTCTTAGCGAGGAGAATGTAGACAGTAAAAATTTCGATCATGCTTGATGAAGTAACGCTGATCTAAAAAGTCAACAAGTTGTATTGCATTTTTTTACCATCTCTGTCCACTGAAGTCAGCACTACATAATCCAGGCCCCAGCTGGCAATGGCTACAGCTGTGTTCACCGGTTCATATGGGTCAGGAGGTGGTGGGGCCCGCGACGttttcactgaacaaaatctGCAGCCCCTTGTGCAAGTGTCACCCAGCACCTGAGTTAAAGGAAAACGCCAAAACAAATGGCTAGGTATCGTCACATTACACCAAATCACCACTGGCTATTTGAACTTGTCAACAAATTATATTTACCAATAGGCTGGCATAAGCATAAATTAGTGTGAACTGAAACACTGCCCACATGTTTAATTGAGATCAATGtgttttttcaatgaatttatAGAAAAAAGAAATCTTATATAACCTTGATAATACACTAATGTGTAGACCTGTAGACAATAAGCAGTTGTCTTGAAATTTCCTACAACAACTTTAtaatattatcatcattatcaacacCCTGTAAGATGGTGAACACCAAAAATCATTATGCATGAATACGCTTAACAacaagtgaatgaaattttgtttaCCATGATTGTTGCAGTTGCGGTTTGGTGTTCTCCACCTCCCCAGCATTCACCAATATTGGGACATTTGGCTTCCTCACAGACCTGTCAGTAGATAAAGTGTGCACAAATCAGaatcatttgaaaatttgactcaTGAGTGTTTCCGGAGAGAACATGATGTACAGTACCGTGTTTTTGACAAACATGTGGCCTTTGACATTAGCCAGTTACACTGTAGTCAATTCCCTCTGCTTTAGCATTGTGTTATCAATTCCCAATTGGTTTTTCAATGCCTGTCTCCAACAGGCAATTGAAATGCAATTTCTAGTTTGGCTTTACATTACCAAACAGAGCTTGGGAGTTGACTCTCCCTGCCTCCATGTACCTGGACGCTGCGCCATTGGAAGCCTTTACAAACCCAAACTAAATGTCACTTGTCTTTTAAACCTGTTTGAATGCAGAAGGCTATCTTGCCAAACACAACCCTTTGCTACCACAAGATGTTTTGGAAGATTTTAACCTCACTGATTATCATTAAACTTGCCTTGCCTGTAACATTGTAAAGCCAAAGCACAGATGACTTTGCATGTACAATATTCAGAAATGAAGAGTTGTTGAAAATAcgaaaacaaaatttctgggGCTGGCTCGTTTAGATATGACCAATATGGTTGTAAACTGAAGCGATTGCACGAGAGGTATAAAGAGTTgttgatgacaaaaaattcaaattgcctTGTTTATTAACTAAAACAGCAGGTATTCTAGAGGTACACGTACCCAGatgatttaacctgttcaccctcaattccctgtaaacaggtccacaaccaCCATTGATATTAATGGGGTTTGGGTTaatccatggtggtgaaagggttaaattcatTTGATCCACACACAGCACACATAATTAGTTTTTTTGTTAATATTACCAACTCACAGTATGAAGTTTCAGGCTTCTCAGTTGCTTTTTGAGTTTGCTGTAATTCTTGCCCATAGGGATTTCTGTCTTTAACCATGGTGGCAGACGTAATCTTTTATCACCTGCTTCTAACTTCAACTTCCCTGTGTAGCCACCACTGCCTTCCAGATCAGCTGAGATGAAATCAGCCAAGTCCGGCCCTTCCGAAAGTTTTTCCTTTTGCTCCTTTGTGAGGGATGCATACCGTCGTTTTGACTGCCTTGAACAGCAGGCTTCATTTCCCTGATGAGagcaaaatgtacaaataaacCACACGTTGAAAACTCATTCTTTAGATccagtgagtgtgtgtgtgtgtgtgtggtgtgtgtgtgtgtgtgtgtgtgtgtgtg
This DNA window, taken from Ptychodera flava strain L36383 chromosome 4, AS_Pfla_20210202, whole genome shotgun sequence, encodes the following:
- the LOC139131689 gene encoding lipoyl synthase, mitochondrial-like, whose product is MAAIRSYTTAADLFSRRIQQKLGVLQFQFARLGNEACCSRQSKRRYASLTKEQKEKLSEGPDLADFISADLEGSGGYTGKLKLEAGDKRLRLPPWLKTEIPMGKNYSKLKKQLRSLKLHTVCEEAKCPNIGECWGGGEHQTATATIMVLGDTCTRGCRFCSVKTSRAPPPPDPYEPVNTAVAIASWGLDYVVLTSVDRDDIKRWWRLTFAQTVVEVKIRNPAILVECLTPDFRGDLEAVTTVAKSGLNVYAHNVETVESLQRFVRDPRANYKQSMSVLEHVKKVVPSMITKTSIMLGLGERDDEVLQTMKDLRAIDVDCVTLGQYMQPTKRHLKVKEYVTPEKFKHWEQTANELGFAYAASGPLVRSSYKAGEFYITNMLKKKTTEDKLTKSRPVIVFGIENTHHRFNLLKCCPLQ